One stretch of Monomorium pharaonis isolate MP-MQ-018 chromosome 10, ASM1337386v2, whole genome shotgun sequence DNA includes these proteins:
- the LOC105836175 gene encoding gamma-aminobutyric acid receptor alpha-like isoform X1, whose product MSPGKLSLILHVEFIASGVMDTLLCYVRSLVILVPLTVYKYHYYAFETKATSSIATPSKSLNSMLTFDSRMPRATLNDTVSKNITLVLENLLMNYENSQLPTHGKGVPTVVKINILIKSMGPVSELDMDYSMDCYFRQSWRDSRLSFLGPIKSLSLSIKMLERIWRPDTYFYNGKNSYVHTITVPNKLLRITQDGDILYSMRLTIKAKCPMELRNFPMDRQFCPLIMGSYAYTSGQLVYEWQESPSVNFLPGMALSQFDLIDSPYRNLTFFRREGEFSVLQVSFNLQRHTGYFLIQVYVPCVLIVVLSWVSFWIHREATSDRVGLGITTVLTLSTISLDSRTDLPKVRYATALDWFLLMSFGYCIATLLEFAGVHYFTKVDSGEIPLDDEELEEWKGIASEEFEDTFRMISCSPQAIHPEIIDTSTRKRGSLMSALYSDDVTYERDSCHSITVAVSSKPSTMERQTQTEFILPIWRQFLYCLAGDDAFRRRRQREAANNYRKCGYRMSRRHINSVSYIDRVARIVFPASFGLLNVCYWVVYVTYQEEFKWQDPPIGSITPISH is encoded by the exons ATGTCACCGGGCAAGTTGTCATT AATATTGCACGTGGAATTCATCGCCAGTGGAGTAATGGACACACTTCTGTGTTATGTGCGTAGTCTCGTCATTCTCGTGCCACTCACTGTGTACaagtatcattattatgcATTCGAAACCAAAGCGACGTCGAGCATCGCGACGCCATCCAAATCGCTGAATTCGATGTTGACATTCGACAGCAGAATGCCCAGAGCTACGTTGAACGATACGGTCTCGAAGAACATCACCCTGGTCCTCGAAAATCTACTAATGAATTACGAAAATAGTCAGCTACCCACCCACGGTAAag GCGTGCCCACAGTAGTCAAAATcaatattctaattaaaagtatgggTCCAGTGTCTGAGCTCGATATG GATTATTCAATGGACTGCTATTTCCGGCAATCGTGGCGCGACTCGCGTCTCAGCTTCCTGGGTCCGATTAAGTCTCTCAGTCTCAGTATCAAGATGCTCGAGAGGATTTGGCGTCCCGATACCTATTTCTACAATGGCAAGAACAGTTACGTGCACACGATCACTGTGCCGAACAAATTGCTAAGGATCACCCAGGACGGCGATATATTGTACTCCATGAG GCTCACTATTAAGGCCAAATGTCCCATGGAGCTGAGAAACTTTCCTATGGATCGACAATTTTGCCCGTTAATAATGGGAAGtt ATGCGTACACATCGGGACAGTTGGTCTACGAATGGCAGGAAAGTCCGTCGGTGAACTTTCTGCCTGGAATGGCATTGTCGCAATTCGATTTAATAGATTCGCCGTACAGAAATCTCACGTTCTTCCGTCGCGAAGGTGAATTCTCAGTACTGCAAGTATCCTTCAACTTGCAACGCCACACCGGATACTTTCTCATACAA GTTTATGTGCCGTGCGTTTTGATAGTCGTATTGAGTTGGGTATCCTTTTGGATTCATCGTGAGGCAACGAGCGATCGAGTGGGTTtag GTATCACCACCGTCTTGACGTTATCGACGATAAGCCTCGATTCCAGAACGGATTTGCCGAAAGTTAGATACGCTACCGCTCTGGATTGGTTTCTACTGATGAGTTTCGGTTACTGTATCGCCACCCTCTTGGAGTTCGCTGGCGTTCATTACTTCACGAAG GTTGATAGTGGCGAGATTCCGCTAGACGATGAAGAATTGGAAGAATGGAAGGGCATCGCGAGCGAGGAATTTGAGGATACATTTCGGATGATTTCTTGCAGTCCTCAAGCCATTCACCCGGAGATCATCGACACTAGTACTAGAAAGCGTGGTTCTCTTATGTCGGCATTATATAGC GACGATGTCACATACGAGCGAGATTCCTGCCATTCCATCACGGTTGCTGTGTCTTCGAAACCATCGACAATGGAGAGACAAACGCAAACTGAGTTTATTTTACCGATCTGGAGGCAGTTTCTTTACTGCCTAGCAGGAGACGATGCTTTCAG GCGCCGTCGGCAGCGGGAAGCGGCTAACAACTATCGAAAATGCGGCTATCGTATGTCGAGAAGGCACATAAACAGCGTATCTTACATTGACAGGGTAGCGCGGATAGTCTTCCCCGCGTCTTTCGGTCTACTCAACGTTTGCTATTGGGTAGTCTACGTTACTTATCAAGAAGAATTTAAGTGGCAGGATCCTCCGATCGGATCGATAACGCCGATCTCccattaa
- the LOC105836175 gene encoding gamma-aminobutyric acid receptor alpha-like isoform X3, with product MSPGKLSLILHVEFIASGVMDTLLCYVRSLVILVPLTVYKYHYYAFETKATSSIATPSKSLNSMLTFDSRMPRATLNDTVSKNITLVLENLLMNYENSQLPTHGKGVPTVVKINILIKSMGPVSELDMDYSMDCYFRQSWRDSRLSFLGPIKSLSLSIKMLERIWRPDTYFYNGKNSYVHTITVPNKLLRITQDGDILYSMRLTIKAKCPMELRNFPMDRQFCPLIMGSCITTVLTLSTISLDSRTDLPKVRYATALDWFLLMSFGYCIATLLEFAGVHYFTKVDSGEIPLDDEELEEWKGIASEEFEDTFRMISCSPQAIHPEIIDTSTRKRGSLMSALYSDDVTYERDSCHSITVAVSSKPSTMERQTQTEFILPIWRQFLYCLAGDDAFRRRRQREAANNYRKCGYRMSRRHINSVSYIDRVARIVFPASFGLLNVCYWVVYVTYQEEFKWQDPPIGSITPISH from the exons ATGTCACCGGGCAAGTTGTCATT AATATTGCACGTGGAATTCATCGCCAGTGGAGTAATGGACACACTTCTGTGTTATGTGCGTAGTCTCGTCATTCTCGTGCCACTCACTGTGTACaagtatcattattatgcATTCGAAACCAAAGCGACGTCGAGCATCGCGACGCCATCCAAATCGCTGAATTCGATGTTGACATTCGACAGCAGAATGCCCAGAGCTACGTTGAACGATACGGTCTCGAAGAACATCACCCTGGTCCTCGAAAATCTACTAATGAATTACGAAAATAGTCAGCTACCCACCCACGGTAAag GCGTGCCCACAGTAGTCAAAATcaatattctaattaaaagtatgggTCCAGTGTCTGAGCTCGATATG GATTATTCAATGGACTGCTATTTCCGGCAATCGTGGCGCGACTCGCGTCTCAGCTTCCTGGGTCCGATTAAGTCTCTCAGTCTCAGTATCAAGATGCTCGAGAGGATTTGGCGTCCCGATACCTATTTCTACAATGGCAAGAACAGTTACGTGCACACGATCACTGTGCCGAACAAATTGCTAAGGATCACCCAGGACGGCGATATATTGTACTCCATGAG GCTCACTATTAAGGCCAAATGTCCCATGGAGCTGAGAAACTTTCCTATGGATCGACAATTTTGCCCGTTAATAATGGGAAGtt GTATCACCACCGTCTTGACGTTATCGACGATAAGCCTCGATTCCAGAACGGATTTGCCGAAAGTTAGATACGCTACCGCTCTGGATTGGTTTCTACTGATGAGTTTCGGTTACTGTATCGCCACCCTCTTGGAGTTCGCTGGCGTTCATTACTTCACGAAG GTTGATAGTGGCGAGATTCCGCTAGACGATGAAGAATTGGAAGAATGGAAGGGCATCGCGAGCGAGGAATTTGAGGATACATTTCGGATGATTTCTTGCAGTCCTCAAGCCATTCACCCGGAGATCATCGACACTAGTACTAGAAAGCGTGGTTCTCTTATGTCGGCATTATATAGC GACGATGTCACATACGAGCGAGATTCCTGCCATTCCATCACGGTTGCTGTGTCTTCGAAACCATCGACAATGGAGAGACAAACGCAAACTGAGTTTATTTTACCGATCTGGAGGCAGTTTCTTTACTGCCTAGCAGGAGACGATGCTTTCAG GCGCCGTCGGCAGCGGGAAGCGGCTAACAACTATCGAAAATGCGGCTATCGTATGTCGAGAAGGCACATAAACAGCGTATCTTACATTGACAGGGTAGCGCGGATAGTCTTCCCCGCGTCTTTCGGTCTACTCAACGTTTGCTATTGGGTAGTCTACGTTACTTATCAAGAAGAATTTAAGTGGCAGGATCCTCCGATCGGATCGATAACGCCGATCTCccattaa
- the LOC105836175 gene encoding gamma-aminobutyric acid receptor alpha-like isoform X2, giving the protein MSPGKLSFLVILVPLTVYKYHYYAFETKATSSIATPSKSLNSMLTFDSRMPRATLNDTVSKNITLVLENLLMNYENSQLPTHGKGVPTVVKINILIKSMGPVSELDMDYSMDCYFRQSWRDSRLSFLGPIKSLSLSIKMLERIWRPDTYFYNGKNSYVHTITVPNKLLRITQDGDILYSMRLTIKAKCPMELRNFPMDRQFCPLIMGSYAYTSGQLVYEWQESPSVNFLPGMALSQFDLIDSPYRNLTFFRREGEFSVLQVSFNLQRHTGYFLIQVYVPCVLIVVLSWVSFWIHREATSDRVGLGITTVLTLSTISLDSRTDLPKVRYATALDWFLLMSFGYCIATLLEFAGVHYFTKVDSGEIPLDDEELEEWKGIASEEFEDTFRMISCSPQAIHPEIIDTSTRKRGSLMSALYSDDVTYERDSCHSITVAVSSKPSTMERQTQTEFILPIWRQFLYCLAGDDAFRRRRQREAANNYRKCGYRMSRRHINSVSYIDRVARIVFPASFGLLNVCYWVVYVTYQEEFKWQDPPIGSITPISH; this is encoded by the exons ATGTCACCGGGCAAGTTGTCATT TCTCGTCATTCTCGTGCCACTCACTGTGTACaagtatcattattatgcATTCGAAACCAAAGCGACGTCGAGCATCGCGACGCCATCCAAATCGCTGAATTCGATGTTGACATTCGACAGCAGAATGCCCAGAGCTACGTTGAACGATACGGTCTCGAAGAACATCACCCTGGTCCTCGAAAATCTACTAATGAATTACGAAAATAGTCAGCTACCCACCCACGGTAAag GCGTGCCCACAGTAGTCAAAATcaatattctaattaaaagtatgggTCCAGTGTCTGAGCTCGATATG GATTATTCAATGGACTGCTATTTCCGGCAATCGTGGCGCGACTCGCGTCTCAGCTTCCTGGGTCCGATTAAGTCTCTCAGTCTCAGTATCAAGATGCTCGAGAGGATTTGGCGTCCCGATACCTATTTCTACAATGGCAAGAACAGTTACGTGCACACGATCACTGTGCCGAACAAATTGCTAAGGATCACCCAGGACGGCGATATATTGTACTCCATGAG GCTCACTATTAAGGCCAAATGTCCCATGGAGCTGAGAAACTTTCCTATGGATCGACAATTTTGCCCGTTAATAATGGGAAGtt ATGCGTACACATCGGGACAGTTGGTCTACGAATGGCAGGAAAGTCCGTCGGTGAACTTTCTGCCTGGAATGGCATTGTCGCAATTCGATTTAATAGATTCGCCGTACAGAAATCTCACGTTCTTCCGTCGCGAAGGTGAATTCTCAGTACTGCAAGTATCCTTCAACTTGCAACGCCACACCGGATACTTTCTCATACAA GTTTATGTGCCGTGCGTTTTGATAGTCGTATTGAGTTGGGTATCCTTTTGGATTCATCGTGAGGCAACGAGCGATCGAGTGGGTTtag GTATCACCACCGTCTTGACGTTATCGACGATAAGCCTCGATTCCAGAACGGATTTGCCGAAAGTTAGATACGCTACCGCTCTGGATTGGTTTCTACTGATGAGTTTCGGTTACTGTATCGCCACCCTCTTGGAGTTCGCTGGCGTTCATTACTTCACGAAG GTTGATAGTGGCGAGATTCCGCTAGACGATGAAGAATTGGAAGAATGGAAGGGCATCGCGAGCGAGGAATTTGAGGATACATTTCGGATGATTTCTTGCAGTCCTCAAGCCATTCACCCGGAGATCATCGACACTAGTACTAGAAAGCGTGGTTCTCTTATGTCGGCATTATATAGC GACGATGTCACATACGAGCGAGATTCCTGCCATTCCATCACGGTTGCTGTGTCTTCGAAACCATCGACAATGGAGAGACAAACGCAAACTGAGTTTATTTTACCGATCTGGAGGCAGTTTCTTTACTGCCTAGCAGGAGACGATGCTTTCAG GCGCCGTCGGCAGCGGGAAGCGGCTAACAACTATCGAAAATGCGGCTATCGTATGTCGAGAAGGCACATAAACAGCGTATCTTACATTGACAGGGTAGCGCGGATAGTCTTCCCCGCGTCTTTCGGTCTACTCAACGTTTGCTATTGGGTAGTCTACGTTACTTATCAAGAAGAATTTAAGTGGCAGGATCCTCCGATCGGATCGATAACGCCGATCTCccattaa
- the LOC105836174 gene encoding putative mediator of RNA polymerase II transcription subunit 24, translating to MGDKEIMWNQPRYEEIDGTVIKIEEPKPKHSVSKNLDITYVNVPSISKSTDSNTFISEVEKGEVKRKCRGRPKKIQIVDKPIYPSPILLKKDRFRPIRPKPSQLNSSVLRDKFRLSVINMPIIPSNQTTVSDSIINEIKPFKRKYTRRLPIVSNKTNNCIKPNISNNANNSNVKNNITDNDTVNSNIISKTNNSDNNSNTENLPVIKKKKTVKTKNINTTANSNTSNTNNSNNHNNSSSYSNCNNSKDLRTKAISKSHKSSIELFFESMAQTVLNLPNEVQADIKMQICEIVTKAEIQHCGLQTKSKTKK from the coding sequence ATGGGAGATAAAGAGATAATGTGGAATCAACCAAGGTACGAGGAAATTGATGGAACTGTAATCAAAATCGAGGAACCTAAACCAAAACATTCTGTTTCTAAAAATCTGGATATCACCTATGTGAATGTTCCTTCAATATCGAAGTCAACTGATTCTAATACCTTTATTAGTGAAGTAGAGAAGGGAGAAGTGAAGCGTAAATGTAGAGGTAGAcccaaaaaaatacaaatcgtAGACAAACCGATTTATCCTTCGCcgatacttttaaaaaaggatCGTTTTCGTCCGATTCGACCAAAACCTTCACAACTTAATTCTTCAGTACTAAGGGATAAATTTAGACTGTCTGTAATAAATATGCCTATTATACCATCAAATCAGACTACTGTCTCAgattcaataattaatgaaatcaaACCGTTTAAGAGAAAATACACTAGAAGACTTCCAATTGTATctaacaaaacaaataattgtatCAAACCGAACATCAGTAACAATGCTAACAACAGTAACGTTAAGAACAACATTACTGATAATGATACTGTTAACAGTAACATTATTAGCAAGACTAATAATagtgataataatagtaataccGAAAATTTACCGgttattaaaaagaagaaaactgtaaaaactaaaaatataaacaccACAGCAAATAGTAATAcaagtaatacaaataatagtaacaatcaTAATAATAGTAGTAGTTACAGCAATTGTAATAACAGTAAAGATTTGCGTACTAAGGCAATATCTAAATCTCATAAGAGTAGTATTGAGTTATTTTTTGAGAGCATGGCGCAGACCGTGTTGAATTTACCCAACGAAGTACAAGCGGATATTAAAATGCAGATTTGTGAAATTGTCACTAAAGCAGAGATACAACACTGTGGATTGCAAACAAAAtctaaaactaaaaagtaa